From one Drosophila gunungcola strain Sukarami chromosome 2R unlocalized genomic scaffold, Dgunungcola_SK_2 000006F, whole genome shotgun sequence genomic stretch:
- the LOC128254905 gene encoding uncharacterized protein LOC128254905 gives MASDFPPLAIRIWMHKLKKGVGQPASILERSLLNFMSAGAASLSVENATKRGILVPRAVGGRAKRLTLTFCQKVSSLPISKTDTYCFECHLAGEVMECESCERSFHEDCQRKDPEKPNYSVPSDKGQPYRFPVNESDTDPENNQNLNASQTSTPKPLLDHNSNINQDLLATPEFLATPEFLKHESPEWDDDVFFVSEQKGARQRKQAGIKNELQSSLDCDEGSDLGRCTRCRLLSLAAIHNPPQLNKQELGCLLKYSWDKHHSWITMDVAKYMDKHWNERDKALVKRVLFKSKILGMANIERNIETKKYTYLTEFLVDLLDLQHNIAVFFGPKSEEYNATKWLVRDVAHDIREIRRCPDCFRYSNEASLSDLWFAKPCLQRHELVFAKQTGSPPWPAKVMSVSKKHPIKYDVRFFGGSHSRALISERDITPIESDIQSHFKPRNSKALSAALRELQCHMILSHYSASLFGFHANPTIAKNLIQIALSHCTESSETATATKRRRPSTPANPGSAKKRRLNLTTPDAPSPVPIRATNPDSVTYDNLTAEVLQAHEDLLKCQNELTAMQKKLDEVKRKRWCYHCLEEAVFDCCFTASYCSAECQRRDKRRHQATCRVNH, from the exons ATGGCCAGCGATTTTCCGCCTTTGGCCATCCGGATTTGGATGCACAAGCTGAAGAAGGGCGTGGGTCAGCCGGCGTCTATCCTGGAGCGCTCCCTGCTGAACTTCATGAGTGCAG GGGCGGCCAGTTTGTCGGTGGAGAATGCCACGAAGCGGGGCATCCTAGTCCCGAGGGCAGTCGGCGGAAGAGCCAAGCGGCTGACCCTGACCTTCTGCCAGAAAGTCAGCAGCCTGCCCATCTCTAAAACTGATACCTACTGTTTCGAGTGCCATTTGGCAGGAGAGGTCATGGAATGCGAGTCCTGTGAGCGCTCCTTCCACGAGGATTGCCAGCGCAAGGATCCAGAGAAGCCCAACTATTCGGTGCCGTCGGACAAGGGTCAACCTTATCGGTTCCCAGTCAACGAATCGGACACGGATCCCGAAAACAACCAGAATTTGAATGCGAGCCAGACGTCCACGCCAAAGCCCCTGCTCGATCACAATAGCAACATCAATCAGGACTTACTAGCCACTCCGGAATTCCTAGCCACTCCGGAATTTCTCAAGCACGAGAGTCCCGAGTGGGACGACGATGTCTTCTTCGTGAGCGAGCAGAAAGGGGCCCGCCAGCGAAAGCAGGCCGGGATCAAGAACGAACTGCAGAGCAGCCTGGACTGCGATGAGGGCAGCGATCTGGGGCGCTGCACCCGCTGCCGGCTGCTCTCCCTGGCCGCCATTCACAATCCCCCGCAGCTGAACAAACAAGAACTAGGCTGCCTTTTGAAATACTCCTGGGACAAGCATCACTCCTGGATAACCATGGACGTGGCCAAATACATGGACAAGCACTGGAACGAACGCGACAAGGCACTGGTCAAGCGCGTTCTTTTCAAGTCAAAGATCTTGGGAATGGCCAACATCGAGCGGAATATCGAGACGAAGAAGTATACGTACCTAACGGAGTTCCTGGTCGATCTGCTCGATCTTCAGCACAACATTGCCGTGTTCTTTGGCCCCAAGAGTGAGGAGTACAATGCCACAAAGTGGCTGGTGAGAGATGTGGCGCACGACATCCGGGAAATACGACGATGTCCCGACTGCTTTCGGTACTCTAACGAAGCTAGCCTTTCGGACCTCTGGTTCGCCAAACCATGCCTCCAGAGGCACGAATTGGTCTTTGCCAAACAAACAGGTTCGCCACCATGGCCGGCAAAG GTTATGAGCGTGTCCAAAAAGCATCCAATTAAGTACGATGTACGCTTTTTTGGAGGCTCTCATTCCCGGGCACTCATTTCAGAACGTGACATCACTCCCATCGAGTCGGACATTCAGTCGCACTTTAAGCCCCGCAACTCGAAAGCCCTGAGCGCCGCTTTGAGGGAACTGCAGTGCCACATGATATTGTCCCACTATTCCGCTTCGCTGTTTGGCTTCCATGCTAATCCCACCATTGCCAAGAATCTCATACAGATAGCCCTGTCGCATTGCACTGAATCATCGGAAACCGCCACGGCTACCAAGCGAAGAAGGCCGTCCACTCCGGCCAATCCAGGCAGTGCGAAGAAGCGAAGGCTTAATCTCACCACTCCAGATGCCCCATCGCCGGTGCCGATTCGAGCAACGAATCCTGACTCCGTTACCTATGATAATCTAACCGCTGAAGTACTGCAGGCGCACGAAGATCTGCTGAAGTGCCAGAACGAGCTGACCGCCATGCAAAAGAAGCTGGATGAAGTCAAGCGGAAGCGGTGGTGCTACCACTGCCTGGAGGAGGCCGTCTTCGACTGCTGCTTCACTGCGTCCTACTGCAGCGCGGAGTGCCAGCGACGCGATAAGAGACGCCACCAGGCCACTTGTAGAGTCAATCACTAA
- the LOC128254915 gene encoding NADH dehydrogenase [ubiquinone] 1 alpha subcomplex subunit 6 yields the protein MAGREAVKRVVQQVRPILSVDREEARKRALNLYKAWYRQIPYIVMDYDIPMTVEQCRDKLREEFVKNRSVTDIRVIDMLVIKGQMELKESVEIWKQKGHIMRYWKESQEPKPTDFLSKFIQGVN from the exons atggCCGGACGTGAAGCCGTGAAGCGAGTCGTGCAGCAGGTGCGCCCCATCCTGTCCGTGGATCGGGAGGAGGCCCGCAAGCGCGCCCTCAATCTGTACAAGGCCTGGTACCGCCAGATTCCCTATATCG TCATGGACTACGACATCCCCATGACCGTGGAGCAGTGCCGGGACAAGTTGCGCGAGGAGTTCGTCAAGAATCGCAGCGTCACCGACATCCGGGTGATCGACATGCTGGTCATCAAG GGCCAAATGGAGCTCAAGGAATCCGTGGAGATCTGGAAGCAGAAGGGCCACATCATGCGCTACTGGAAGGAATCGCAGGAACCCAAACCCACGGACTTTCTCTCAAAATTCATCCAGGGCGTTAATTAG